The genomic region TACCGAAAATCCAATCTTGCATATGATTGATAATAGCGTTGGCTGCACTCGCTGCACTGGATTTGCCACGACGTGCTTCGATAATTGCCGCACCGCGTTTTTGCACTACTGGAATAAAATGATTTTCTACCCACGTAGCATCATTGATTAGCGAGGGAACTTTATCGTTTCCTACTATTGCGTGACTTAGATCAGGAAATTGCGTATTTGAGTGATTTCCCCAAACGATAATTCGCTTAACCTCAGATACGGGTACCTGAAGTTTAAGCGCAACTTGCGACAATGCGCGATTGTGATCCAATCTTAGCATCGCAGAAAAGTTTCCTGGATCAAGATCGGGTGCATTTTTTAAAGCAATGTAAGCATTTGTATTGGCCGGATTGCCAACGACTAATACTTTGACATTGCGCTTGGCAGCTGCATTAAGGGCTTTTCCTTGTGAAATGAATATGGGGCTGTTAGCTGCAAGAAGATCCTTGCGCTCCATATTTTCTCCACGTGGCCGGGCGCCCACCAGTAAAGCAATGTCTGCATTTTCGAATGCAACTTCAGGATTGTCAGTGGTGATGATCCCGGTTAGCAGCGGGAAAGCGCAGTCGTATAACTCCATGACGATGCCGTCAAAGAAAGGCTGGGCTTCAGTGATGTCATGTAGTTGCAGAATAACCGGTTGATCTTTACCCAGCATGTCACCTGCTGCAATGCGATATAGCAGGCTATAACAAATCTGTCCGGTTGCACCGGTGACAGCAATACGAATAGGCGATTTCATTTCTTCCAATCCTCGAGAAGCCACCAATAGACTGGAAAATTGGCGGTATATGGGGAATAGTCAGCAAATTATACTTGCAATCAGAGTCTGGCGAAAGAGCAAGTGCGTCTAATAATAAGGCATTCAGTTAGGGTATTGATTGCATATCGGAATGTTAATAAAGAGAACCTATCCTATCAAACCAATAACGTTGATAGGAAGGAGCTTTCAGCTTCTATTTTTTAAACATTGAGTATTCAGCATCCATTCAGCTCATATTCAATACAATCGTACCAAACGAATCTGCACGGTGAAGACGGGAAAAGTTTTTATTAGAATTATCTGATCCTTGTTTTGCTTGTTCTGATTTTCAGAAACCTGAAAGTTGCTATTCATGAAGCTGGATAGAGGTGCTCCGCAATCAACAATGGAATAATGTAGAGAGGTTAAATATGTTAATGCTGAGAAATTTGATTATCATCATGATTGCAGGGTTTCTGGTTGCCTGCGTACATTTGCCAACCGGTCCCAGTGTGATGGCATTACCAGGCTCCGGTAAGAACTTTGATCAGTTCCGGTCTGATGAATATGTATGCAAGCAGTATGCGTATGAACAAGTCGAGGGTTACACACCGCGAACCGCATCTCGGATGAGCGGTATCGAGAATGCAGCGCTGGGGAGTGGACTTGGTGCTGCAGCAGGCGCTATTTTAGGAGGTGGACATGGCGCGGCGATCGGGGCTGGGATCGGTCTTTTATTTGGTAGTGTGTTTGGGGTAAGTAATGCGACAGCTTCAGGTTATGCGAGTCAGCAGAGATATGACAACAGTTATGTTCAGTGCATGTATGCCAAGGGACACAGCGTTCCTGTCAATGGCAGAGTTATCCATGGTTCAGCGAGTCCAAATAGTGCTAGCAGGGCAGCTGTGCCAGCGTCGGAAAATTTTATTCCACCGCCACCGCCGCGCGGTGATCCGCCACCTCCACCTCCACGTTGATTTCAAGACTACGTTATTTAAGGATATTCAGTCACGTTTTTAGTGAATGAATATCCTTTTTAAGGCTATATATAAGGGTTGATAATCTGCCACTTTTGTTATTGCTTAATTTGACGCCGTTTCAGCAGCTTATCTGTAAATAATGCGATCAACAGGAATGCGATGATATAGGGTATAGCAGTAAAGAAAGCCTCTTGATAATTTGTCATCTTTATCCGCAGTGGATATTCATACTGTAAAGGGGGTACGCCTTCTCCTGTTACAAATAAGGTATATTGTCCCTCATCCAGGTTAAACGCGCCTTTGATGATCCCGTCAGAATGATTGGTAGAATATAAAGTTGTTATTGTATCGCTTAGCGCTTGACCGGTACCTCTCACGATCTTGATAGCGATCGGCATATCGCGTAGCGCCTGATCGACAAGATCCAGAACCCACAACGTTTCGCCTTCATTGGGAATTTCTGTGCAATATTCCGCTTCCGGGTCGTGGTGAGGTTGATATGTACTCAGATGTACCATGCTGCCGGAAATATTACGCATGCAAATATCGGATTCCAGGGATACTCTACCGTGAGCGGCGGTTAGGCCAGAATAGAAAACCGCGGTGAGTATGGCGACTGAAATCCATATTTTTATGATTAGCCTCATTCTCTAAACTCCTATACTTTTTGATCAACGATCTGTTTGAGTATTTGATGCGATTTTAATTCCATGATCCGTTCACAACAGATCATGGAATATTATTACGAATGATAAGAAAAATTAAGGAACAATACGATTGTTCAGAATTTCTCTGCTTGCATTGTTCCAGGTTACATCGGTCAGGTTAGAGTAACGGGTGATAATCTGTGCTGCAATACCACCTGAAAATAAACCCGCCCACCCCAGAATCACAAAGCCCCAGTGCAACGGTGCGCTAAACAGTTCTTCCATGAACCAGAAGGCATGTCCCCATTCGTTCAATCCTACGTTCGGCAGAATCATCAATGGGCCCGCAATCGCCATCACCAACGGAAACGATGTGCCGCGGCTATACAATGGCAGACGCGTCATCGCGTACAGGTAGGCCGCTACTCCGCATACAATGTACATCGGGAATGAGCCATAAAATACCACTACGTGACTCGGTGTAAAGCTCGTGTCACGAATAATCACCTGGTGCCAGCTTGCATCCTGTTCGGTAAAGAAGCTGCCGCCCCAGTAAACACCAAACAAATATACACCCAGCCACATCATCCAGTAAAAATAACGTTTGATCTCAAGCTTGGTGTCCAGATTGTCCAGTTGTTCCTTGGTATCGCGGGTCTTCAGTATCCACCCCCAGGTTACCAACGCAAACAGTGGCATCAGTGTCATGTGTACGCGCCACAGTCCCATCCATACCTTGTCAAATTCAGGCTCCATCGAGTCCATGCCATGTGAATATGCAAATGTCCTTTGGTACCAGATCCAAAATATCGCTACCAAAAGCATCGTTAACATGCCCAGCTTGTAATACTTCGAGTCGTACCACAGCGACATGTCATAGTTGGCGCTCGCCGCGCCGCTAGTTGTGCCATAGGTTGTTGCCATCATGTCCTCCATTTGTTTGATCAAAAATATGCGTAAGTAATTATTTATGATCAATCCATTACGTAATTCTGATTGCATAAATAATCGCTTCTTTACGCAATTAAGAATAGCGCATTAACACTCATTTGCAATGAGGGGATCCCCTCATTTTTTGCAAAGCCTCAAAAATTGGAGCGTTTACGATCATTTTGCAAATGCCGACAATCGAGCTGCAGAGAATATGTGTGTTTGAGCGTAAACATCCGTGTCGTATCGCTGTAGTCCCAACGCTGTACTATAGCTGCGCGAGTTCCATTCGATAGACCGGTGCTGCGGACTAAATTGACCGAGTTATTTGCACCTCTGCGAATGCGGGAAGATACTGCTGTGCCCGCCTGGGCTGCCCATAATCGACGTGCCAGATTAGGATAGTGTTTGTGCAGCGGTACTACAAAGGGTAAATGAATATGTCCACCCAGGATGATATCGGCTCCGGCACTAGACCATTCGTGGACTGCGGCTTTGTGACCATGCAATAAATTCGTCACATCTTCCTCGCATGTCACAGCCACTGGCTGATGCGTGACGACGATACGCAATTGTTCTGCAGACGCGCGGTTGAGACGTTGTGCCACGCGTTGGCGTTGATATGCTGAAACCTCACCATCGACATGGCGCCAACGACGCGTAGTATTTACCCCTATAACCAGGAGAGTGGGCGAATCGTACACCGGTTCGAGTTCAGCACCGAAGCTGCGGCAATGGTTGGCGTAAGGGTTGAGTGCGCGGCTAATCAGATTAAACAGCGGAATGTCGTGATTTCCCGGAATAACGAGGGTAGCGGGTGCGCCCAAGCGGTCAACAAATGAACGTGCGGCTTGAAATTGTGAGCGCCGGGCACGTTGCGTAATGTCGCCCGATAGCACCACCAATTCGGGTGGCATTGAGTGGATCAGAGCTTCCAGCGCAGATACCACTTCAGGGCGTTCCGTACCGAAATGTAGATCCGAGATTTGCCACAGCATCGCCATCAGGCTGCCAATTAACTTTCTTCAACTGGTGCTGGTTTCAGCAGAAATAATGGCTGATCAGCAACGTGAAACTTGATCGGTGTGCGTAACCGTGTAATTTCGCCGTCGGTTGCGACTTTGATAAATTTACGACCAAAAAGCAAAGCTGGTTTGACTACGATATTCTGGAACGAGAAGCTCAATACGTGATCAGCCTCACCGAGTTGCCCCAGCGCGCCACGAAAGCCGAGCCCTATCATTGTTAAAGTGTTAACCGGGCGAATCGCGATTGCCGTGAGTTCCCCTTTATCGGCTACGGATGCTTCTTCAATGCCGATCTGTTCCAGTTGTAAACGGTTATTGCCGACAAATAACGTCGGTGTAACCAGTGTGCTGATTTTTCCTTTATGCTCGATCGTCAAGTTTAACTGGCGATGATAATGCAGTACCGTATACAAGCCCGATAGCCATGCTACCCAGCGATTGCGGCCGAGTTTCCGTTTGTAAGTTTCACGATCTTCAAGTACTTGTGGATATAGCCCTAAACTGGCGTTAACCAGAAACACACGATCATTCACCAACCCGACTTGTATTGGGTAGGCTAACGGGCTTAACAATACACGGGTAGCCTCGATTGTATCTTCGGGTAGGTTATGGGTGCGCCCGAAGTAATTGAAAGTGCCTTGAGGGATAATGCCAAAGGGACAACCGCTGCCTAAGGTGGCTTGCGCCATGGCATTAATGGTTCCGTCCCCACCGGCAGCCACTACCACGCCGCTGTGTTCGCGTGCGCGGCGAACGGTAGCATGCGCCACATCCGTGATCGTCTCGGCACGAGTTACCAGGGACAACTCAAATTTACGGCCTGCCTGCCTCAGCTCGGTTTCAATAATCTCGCGTACCGCGACAGCCTCATCACTGCCCGATGCTGCATTCAGCACGATAAAAAGCGGTGCGGCGGGATCGATATTCATCGGGTTGATGACACCATTATGGTGTTGTTCTGGCTGATGCATTGGCACCAGTGGGGATGTTATCGTCATATCATCGTTGCCCTTAGTACGATTTTTATAGATAGCTATTGTTGTCAATGTTGTCAACATAGCGGTTAATAGTAATGTGCTCAAGCCGCATTATCTGTGTTCAAAGGATGATTTCACAAGTTTAATTGGATAATGACCCGAACAATAATTTTCTGTTTTAAGAGTATCTCTTGTGCTGAACTCCGTATGTACGGAAACCAACAGAATAGGGATGAATTTTGATAATTTTTCTATCTCAAGGAGAACATCAAGACTTCTTGAGTTGTAGCGCAAGGAAAATCAGCGGACAAAGGATTTTATGAATATTGCCCGCGTAATCGCAGTGCAAAGTTGATCAGACTATTCGGTCCGCTAAGATTGAGTTTGCGCGAAATGTTGACGCGATGATTTTCAATGGTTTTCTGACTCACAGACAGCTTTTGAGCAATTTGCGGCGTGGTGAATCCTTCGGAAATTTTTGTCAGTACCTTGCGTTCTGTTTTTGTGAGGACGGGTATGTTATCCAGTACGGTTTCTAACGATTTATCGCGTTCATCCCGGGTGTTAAGTGCTTTTGTTAATTTTGCAATTCTTGCTTTGATGCTGTTAATTAATTCTTCTTTCGTGAATGGCTTGGTCAGATAATCATCCGCGCCCATGTTCATACCCGTTCGGGTATCGGAGCGTGTCGATTTTGCGGTAAGGAAAATAAATGCAGTGGATGAAAGCTGGGGTATTTGTTTTAATCGGGTCAGTACATCGAAGCCATCAATTCCGGGAAGCATGATGTCGCAAATGATGATATCGGGAATAAACTCCAGTGCGCTTTTTATTCCCTCTTCACCTGAAGGGGCGCTGATTACCCGATAATCATAGTGCCGGATAATTTCGGAAATATTATCGCGCAACGATTTTTCGTCTTCAATGATCAGAATTAATGTGTTGTTCATTGTTGCAATTCATATCGGCAACTGGATCGTCACTGTGCAGCCGTTATCGAGTTGACTCTCGAAACTGATATCTCCGCCATGAAGTACGATGAGCTTCTTGGCAATCATGAGGCCCAGCCCGCTGCCGGGAAAAATTTTGGCATTGGATGCGCGGAAAAATGATTGAAACAGAAAGGATTGATCTTTTTCCGGAATACCAATGCCTTGATCCCTTATCGTTATATAGAAAGTATCGTCCTGGAAATTTACATTTAGGTTGGGCGATGGTTTTTCTTCTGAATATTTAAATGCATTTGAAACAATATTGCGTAAAACATTCCGCAGCAAAATTTCATCTATGCTGATGATTTGGTCGGGTGCATTGAACCGGTAATCGAGTTTTCTCTGCTGTCCATTCGGTTCCGCATTGGCTGCTACAAAAGTATCCATAAACTGTTTGAACGAAACATCCTTTTTCGATAATTCGATTTTACCTTCGTCAATGCGCCCGATATCTAGAATGTTCTCCATGAGCTCGGTCATGCGCGTCGTCTCCTCGGCCATGATAGCTTTATGTTTGCGGAACAGCGCAATGAAGTCAGTGCCAAGATGGGCTGATTCCATTTTTAGATCCAACAAATCAATGCTGGAACGGATGGTGGCCAGCGGCGTGCGGAATTGATGCGAAGCCAGGCTAACAAATTGCGTTTTGAATCGATTCAGCTCGCGTTCCTTTTCCATCGCTTTTTGCAGCCGTTGCTCGGCTATTTTTATCAGCGTGATGTCATTTTCTACGGCCACATAATTGATCAGTTTTCCTGTGTCATCGTATACCGCGGCGATATTCAGGTAGAGCCAGATTTTATCGCCATTCTTGGTGTAATTGAGAATTTCGCCGGAGAATGTGCCGGTACTTTTCAGTGAGCGGGCGATTTCCTGAATGGTTGCGCGGGAAGTTTCCGGACCTTGGAGAAAAGCCGCAGGGTCAATCCCCATAACTTCCTCAGCCTTATAACCCAGAATCTCTTCAAAACTGTGATTGATCCAGATAATTTTTCTCTCGGGATCGGTAATCATGACAATGCCATTGGTTTTTTCAGCGACATAGGCCATGCGCTGCAACTCCAATTCATTTTTCTTCCGGGTCGAGATATTTTGTAACACGCCATATAATCCGATGATGTCTCCACCCGTATCGCGCATAGGATAGAGCGTCGTAGTGTGCCATTTAACCCGGCCATCCGGCATGTTTACCAAAAATTCCCCACTGTGCTCTTCTCTATTCGTAGTGACTTGTGCAATCAAAGCGCGCATTTTTTCTTTTTCAGATTCGGAATAGTAAGTACTTTCAAGTAAATGGGAACACTCAAAATCTTTGCTGACCTCATAAAACTGATAAAGATATTCCGACCAAACCGTAAAGTTTGTGGAGAATGTGTAGCACCAATCCCCTATTTCCGCAGCTTTGCTGAGCAGGTGCAATCGTTTTTGCTGGGACTCAAACGAATCGAAAGATTTCAAGTTAAAGCCGGATCTGGAATTCATGGTATATCAGATAACTCACGTGGGTTAGTCATCAGGGTAGTGGAACGGATATCTGATACCTTCAGCGACAATAAAGTGCCAGAAATAACGTGCCCATGACTTACGCAGTCAGCAAACCATAGGAGGTATCGGGTAAAAGATTACAATGATCAGCCTGATTTGGCAAAAGAAGTTTGTTAGAATTGCGATGTGGGTGTGCATGCTAATGTATTGTTGCACAATCGGTTGCATTACAAATGAGCATTTTGAGCCTGTTTTTAACGCTGTAGGCAATGCAGGTAGTTTTTCATCAATGGACTGTAAATTATAATGCTTGAAACGAATCCTTTCCCCGTACTTGATCCAACAATTTTTTGGCGGGCGGCGTGTCGTGTTTTTCTGTGACATTCACTATTTTATAAAATATAAAGCCAGTATTAATATGCTGATAATCAGAACCAAAAAAGGTTATGCGACATTATCTGATAGATTATTGGACAAAATGTCTTATATATTACGTTAGACATAGCCAAAACCATTGATGAACCATGAGATACAAAGGACTTGAGACAAGCTATTCCCTACTCGTCGCTTACGATGTTCTAGCCCTTCAGTATAAGCGCAAGAACAAACCCAAAGACGCTCTCTCTGAAGAGCACAAGACGGGGATGCTTGGATCAGTTCCGTCTATGAATTTTAATAACTACAGCTTTACGTTTGCTTTGCTGAATATCAATGCTGCTATTGTGGAGGGACTGATGCGCAGCATTCTGTCGGAGTTGGTTTCAGAAGAAGTAGATCGTCAGATCGACGCCGGCATGCAAGCGGGAAGAACATCACGAAGCTCCCCAGAGAACCTACTCAACAAGTTCTTCATCGAGATCGACGCGCAAGGCGGGTGGGAGCGCCTCAAAGAGCAATATGCCAGCTACCTCGGACTGGCAATCGACAAGACCATCAGCACGGAAACAAAAGAAGCGATGAGCACGCTATTCGTTCTTCGCAATATTCTTGCTCACGGTACGGCCCTAATTCATCCGTCTGAACAACTTCCAGACGACCTAAAAGACGAACCTATATTCAAATGGCAAAGCCGACTCCAAAGCGCTTGCGTTTACTTGGAAAAGCAATTCGGGCATAAGGACATTTTTGAGAACCTTGCGGAATTTAATGTCCCTGAGCATTTTCTAGAAAAAACTAAAGAATTTCTTTCGGAGATTCTTCCGGCTATAAACCATCAACCACAAAGAGCAGAGAAGACCATCAGGGCTATCCAAAAGTTTTCATTCGGGTTCAACAATATTGGTGTGTAGACATGAATGAAACTATGTCTAACCCCACGGTCAACCGGACCTGCCGCAAGCAGCAGTCCGGTTACCTCCAACGTTAGGCATTACACCAGAGGCACGTATGAGGGAGGAAATGGGGTCAGGTCGCGAATCAAGCAAGCATATAATCGATGAAGATATATATTACATCTTGTGAATTTATGATGTGCGCACAGACGTAATGTACTTCTATGGGCGGGCTGCTGCGGCAATGACACTTAAAATTATTCAAGACGATGTCGCTTTTTGGCGTAGCATCCTAATTATAATTCAGGTGGTATATGTTTTCCTGGCAGCTTGAGATTTGATATCGACCAACCGCATTGCTCTAGTTTATTCAGAACAATGCGGTTTTACAGTCAATTACTTAGCGCGCGCAGCTTGGTAGCTGGCTCTGTTGCCATTGTTATTCCGGAAAGTATTTCCGCGATTGTCGGGACCGCTGGTGCGGATGCGCTGTCCATTGCGGTTTCTGCCAGATTCACCCGGTGCGCCGAAGCTTGGGCGGCTGTCAAAGCCCGAGAAAGGCGCGCGTTTGCGTTTTTGCGTAACGTTAGGTGCCGTGCCACGGGGGCCATTGCCGTGGAAACGAGGTTAGATGCGCGGTTCAAGACCGGGGATGGTATGCGATGCAATGCGCTGGCCGGTATAACGTTCAATTTTTGTCAGGTGCATGCTGTCTTTTACCGATGCGAACGAAACGGCGATGCCCGCAGCGCCTGCGCGGCCTGTACGGCCGATGCGATGGACATAATCTTCGGCGAATTTGGGTAAGTCAAAATTGATGACGTGTGTGATATCGGCGACGTCAATGCCGCGGGCGGCGACATCGGTTGCGACCAGTACGCGCAGGCCGCCATTGCGCAGGCGGGTCAAGGTGCGGTTACGTTCGCGCTGATTCATATCACCATGCAGTGCGGCGGCGGCATAGCCTTGCGCATACAGGTTGTCCGCCAAGGAATCGGCATCGCGCTTGGTGGCGGTGAAAACGATAGCCTGCTTCAATGTCTCGTCGCGTAACACATGATCGAGCAGACGGTTTTTGTGCGACATATCGTCGGCGTAATGCAACCGCTGCTCGATATTGTCGAGCTTGGATTTCGGCGAAGATACTTGAATGCGTTGCGGTGTTTTTAATAATTTTGCGGCAACTCTGTCGATTGCGTTGTCC from Nitrosomonas ureae harbors:
- a CDS encoding malate dehydrogenase, translating into MKSPIRIAVTGATGQICYSLLYRIAAGDMLGKDQPVILQLHDITEAQPFFDGIVMELYDCAFPLLTGIITTDNPEVAFENADIALLVGARPRGENMERKDLLAANSPIFISQGKALNAAAKRNVKVLVVGNPANTNAYIALKNAPDLDPGNFSAMLRLDHNRALSQVALKLQVPVSEVKRIIVWGNHSNTQFPDLSHAIVGNDKVPSLINDATWVENHFIPVVQKRGAAIIEARRGKSSAASAANAIINHMQDWIFGTREGDWVSMGVSSNGCYGIPGGVIYSFPVTCQNGQYRIVENLETSQSDQEKMQQSYRELIAEQEAIKHLMT
- a CDS encoding glycine zipper family protein → MLMLRNLIIIMIAGFLVACVHLPTGPSVMALPGSGKNFDQFRSDEYVCKQYAYEQVEGYTPRTASRMSGIENAALGSGLGAAAGAILGGGHGAAIGAGIGLLFGSVFGVSNATASGYASQQRYDNSYVQCMYAKGHSVPVNGRVIHGSASPNSASRAAVPASENFIPPPPPRGDPPPPPPR
- a CDS encoding methane monooxygenase/ammonia monooxygenase subunit C produces the protein MATTYGTTSGAASANYDMSLWYDSKYYKLGMLTMLLVAIFWIWYQRTFAYSHGMDSMEPEFDKVWMGLWRVHMTLMPLFALVTWGWILKTRDTKEQLDNLDTKLEIKRYFYWMMWLGVYLFGVYWGGSFFTEQDASWHQVIIRDTSFTPSHVVVFYGSFPMYIVCGVAAYLYAMTRLPLYSRGTSFPLVMAIAGPLMILPNVGLNEWGHAFWFMEELFSAPLHWGFVILGWAGLFSGGIAAQIITRYSNLTDVTWNNASREILNNRIVP
- a CDS encoding metallophosphoesterase family protein, whose translation is MLWQISDLHFGTERPEVVSALEALIHSMPPELVVLSGDITQRARRSQFQAARSFVDRLGAPATLVIPGNHDIPLFNLISRALNPYANHCRSFGAELEPVYDSPTLLVIGVNTTRRWRHVDGEVSAYQRQRVAQRLNRASAEQLRIVVTHQPVAVTCEEDVTNLLHGHKAAVHEWSSAGADIILGGHIHLPFVVPLHKHYPNLARRLWAAQAGTAVSSRIRRGANNSVNLVRSTGLSNGTRAAIVQRWDYSDTTRMFTLKHTYSLQLDCRHLQNDRKRSNF
- a CDS encoding diacylglycerol/lipid kinase family protein — protein: MTITSPLVPMHQPEQHHNGVINPMNIDPAAPLFIVLNAASGSDEAVAVREIIETELRQAGRKFELSLVTRAETITDVAHATVRRAREHSGVVVAAGGDGTINAMAQATLGSGCPFGIIPQGTFNYFGRTHNLPEDTIEATRVLLSPLAYPIQVGLVNDRVFLVNASLGLYPQVLEDRETYKRKLGRNRWVAWLSGLYTVLHYHRQLNLTIEHKGKISTLVTPTLFVGNNRLQLEQIGIEEASVADKGELTAIAIRPVNTLTMIGLGFRGALGQLGEADHVLSFSFQNIVVKPALLFGRKFIKVATDGEITRLRTPIKFHVADQPLFLLKPAPVEES
- a CDS encoding response regulator transcription factor, whose product is MNNTLILIIEDEKSLRDNISEIIRHYDYRVISAPSGEEGIKSALEFIPDIIICDIMLPGIDGFDVLTRLKQIPQLSSTAFIFLTAKSTRSDTRTGMNMGADDYLTKPFTKEELINSIKARIAKLTKALNTRDERDKSLETVLDNIPVLTKTERKVLTKISEGFTTPQIAQKLSVSQKTIENHRVNISRKLNLSGPNSLINFALRLRGQYS
- a CDS encoding sensor histidine kinase is translated as MNSRSGFNLKSFDSFESQQKRLHLLSKAAEIGDWCYTFSTNFTVWSEYLYQFYEVSKDFECSHLLESTYYSESEKEKMRALIAQVTTNREEHSGEFLVNMPDGRVKWHTTTLYPMRDTGGDIIGLYGVLQNISTRKKNELELQRMAYVAEKTNGIVMITDPERKIIWINHSFEEILGYKAEEVMGIDPAAFLQGPETSRATIQEIARSLKSTGTFSGEILNYTKNGDKIWLYLNIAAVYDDTGKLINYVAVENDITLIKIAEQRLQKAMEKERELNRFKTQFVSLASHQFRTPLATIRSSIDLLDLKMESAHLGTDFIALFRKHKAIMAEETTRMTELMENILDIGRIDEGKIELSKKDVSFKQFMDTFVAANAEPNGQQRKLDYRFNAPDQIISIDEILLRNVLRNIVSNAFKYSEEKPSPNLNVNFQDDTFYITIRDQGIGIPEKDQSFLFQSFFRASNAKIFPGSGLGLMIAKKLIVLHGGDISFESQLDNGCTVTIQLPI